A section of the Malania oleifera isolate guangnan ecotype guangnan chromosome 2, ASM2987363v1, whole genome shotgun sequence genome encodes:
- the LOC131148293 gene encoding exopolygalacturonase-like — protein sequence MVGERQTVAVSHETEREMGAACRLMLEIEICEISTIDDGDFVTICFDYGVDSSADWALGARQNVTKEFGFTVWGFTDCSCYNGAISICIAISIQISNCNFKFNVHSNVHIYRLIATLSVAQFAHSAVFDVSKYGAKADGSDAAQGLLGAWKEACASAQPSKVTIPKGNYVVGEVAFVGPCKAPIQFQVAGTLKASPDPSHFKTDGWIKFQNVDHLSIFGGGTFDGQGTLSWTKNQCSKSLNCKSLPTNVRFDFLTNSEVRDITSLNSKMFHTNILGCKNLTLNHVTITAPATSANTDGIHIGRSDGINITDCHIQTGDDCVSLGDGSKHVTITGVTCGPGHGIAVGSLGKFKNEEDVVGITVRNCTLTGTMFGVRVKTWPSSPAGIASDMHFEDIIMNQVSTPVLIDQEYCPWNQCTGQIPSKVKVSNVSFKNIRGTSATQVAVKLACSKGVPCENVQVSDIHLAYSGKEGPATSVISNVKPIISGQQFPPLKI from the exons ATGGTCGGGGAGAGGCAGACGGTGGCCGTGAGTCATGAAACTGAGAGGGAGATGGGAGCAGC TTGCAGATTGATGCTTGAAATTGAGATCTGCGAGATCTCTACCATTGACGACGGTGATTTTGTTactatttgttttgattatggtgtggattcTTCAGCTGATTGGGCTCTAGGTGCTCGACAGAATGTCACTAAGGAGTTCGGTTTTACTGTTTGGGGTTTTACCGATTGTAGTTGCTACAATGGTGCAATTTCAATTTGCATTGCAATTTCAATACAAATTTCcaattgcaatttcaaattcaatGTTCACAGCAATGTTCA TATATACAGATTAATTG CAACTCTATCGGTCGCTCAATTTGCTCACTCTGCTGTTTTTGACGTCTCGAAATACGGAGCCAAGGCTGATGGTTCTGATGCAGCCCAG gGATTGCTGGGTGCATGGAAGGAGGCATGTGCGTCGGCACAGCCAAGCAAGGTGACGATTCCAAAGGGAAACTACGTGGTGGGAGAAGTGGCATTCGTGGGGCCATGCAAGGCCCCCATCCAGTTCCAAGTTGCCGGAACTCTGAAAGCCAGCCCTGATCCCAGCCACTTCAAGACTGACGGTTGGATCAAGTTCCAGAACGTCGACCATCTCAGCATCTTTGGCGGCGGAACGTTCGACGGCCAGGGTACCCTCTCTTGGACCAAAAACCAGTGCTCCAAATCCCTCAACTGCAAGAGTCTTCCCACC AACGTGAGATTCGACTTCCTTACCAATTCGGAGGTGCGCGACATAACCTCGCTAAACAGCAAAATGTTCCATACCAACATCCTGGGCTGCAAGAACCTAACACTCAACCACGTGACCATCACTGCGCCCGCAACCAGCGCCAACACCGACGGCATCCACATCGGCCGCTCCGACGGCATCAACATCACCGACTGCCACATCCAAACCGGCGACGACTGCGTCTCTCTAGGCGATGGCAGCAAGCACGTCACCATCACCGGAGTCACCTGCGGCCCCGGCCACGGTATCGCCGTCGGCAGCCTCGGCAAGTTCAAAAACGAGGAAGATGTTGTCGGCATCACCGTCAGAAACTGCACCCTCACCGGCACCATGTTCGGCGTCAGGGTCAAGACTTGGCCTTCCTCCCCCGCCGGCATTGCCTCCGACATGCACTTTGAGGACATTATCATGAACCAAGTTAGCACTCCTGTCCTCATCGATCAAGAATATTGCCCATGGAATCAGTGCACTGGCCAG ATTCCATCTAAGGTTAAGGTGAGCAATGTGAGCTTCAAGAACATAAGGGGGACGTCGGCGACACAGGTTGCAGTGAAGCTTGCGTGCAGCAAGGGCGTGCCGTGTGAGAATGTGCAAGTGAGTGATATCCACTTGGCGTACAGTGGAAAAGAAGGTCCCGCCACTTCCGTCATCTCCAACGTCAAGCCTATTATTTCCGGCCAGCAGTTTCCGCCCCTAAAAATTTAA